A window of the Microbacterium sp. LWH13-1.2 genome harbors these coding sequences:
- a CDS encoding DUF937 domain-containing protein yields the protein MALDDILTQVPIDDIAAKLGVSPEVAKSAVEQGGAVLLGGLAKNASTPEGSSAIESALKRHEGKAGASKVDDIDQADGGKIVSHILGADEKKVTQKLTESKETAGIDFGKLLPILAPIVMGLIANATKGTSTKTETAEAQSGGGGIGDVIGGLLGGGSSSGGGGIGDLLGGLLGGGKSSGGGGIGDLLGGLLGGGKK from the coding sequence ACATCGCCGCGAAGCTCGGAGTCTCCCCCGAGGTCGCCAAGTCCGCCGTCGAGCAGGGCGGCGCCGTGCTGCTGGGCGGCCTGGCGAAGAACGCCTCGACCCCAGAGGGCTCCTCCGCGATCGAGAGCGCGCTCAAGCGCCACGAGGGCAAGGCCGGCGCCTCGAAGGTCGACGACATCGACCAGGCGGACGGCGGCAAGATCGTCTCGCACATCCTCGGCGCCGACGAGAAGAAGGTCACGCAGAAGCTCACCGAGTCGAAGGAGACCGCAGGCATCGACTTCGGCAAGCTGCTCCCGATCCTCGCCCCGATCGTGATGGGCCTGATCGCCAACGCGACCAAGGGCACGTCGACGAAGACCGAGACGGCAGAGGCGCAGTCCGGCGGCGGCGGAATCGGCGATGTGATCGGTGGCCTGCTCGGTGGAGGAAGCTCCTCGGGCGGCGGCGGAATCGGCGACCTGCTGGGCGGCCTGCTCGGCGGAGGCAAGTCCTCGGGCGGCGGCGGGATCGGCGACCTGCTGGGCGGCCTGCTCGGCGGAGGCAAGAAGTAG
- a CDS encoding GntR family transcriptional regulator — MGPELPVAPGAQRNLGPDELFRRLATSIADGTYAPGAKLSDKAIADDLGVTRTPVREAVQRLARAGLMEVHANRYSMVTDITDERSRITREFAASQGGEIIREAALALSEKDLVIACELIHDAIESVETGEGWIETHVELFEFLTDRALNDLYRLMLSDFWYLVFRDLYLVEPRVNTRDSLEELESAMRARSANAGVKAVQRMLRFK, encoded by the coding sequence ATGGGACCTGAACTTCCCGTTGCGCCTGGGGCGCAGCGGAACCTGGGGCCGGACGAGCTCTTCCGCCGCCTCGCTACATCCATCGCCGACGGCACCTATGCTCCGGGGGCGAAGCTGAGCGACAAGGCGATCGCCGACGACCTCGGCGTCACGCGCACGCCGGTGCGCGAGGCCGTGCAGCGTCTCGCCCGCGCCGGGTTGATGGAGGTGCACGCGAACCGCTACTCGATGGTGACCGACATCACGGATGAGCGCTCGCGCATCACCCGCGAGTTCGCCGCGTCGCAGGGCGGCGAGATCATTCGCGAGGCAGCGCTCGCACTGTCCGAGAAGGACCTCGTCATCGCCTGCGAGCTGATCCACGACGCTATCGAATCGGTCGAGACCGGCGAGGGCTGGATCGAGACGCATGTCGAGCTCTTCGAGTTCCTCACGGACCGCGCGCTCAACGATCTCTACCGGCTGATGCTGAGCGACTTCTGGTACCTGGTCTTCCGCGACCTCTACCTCGTCGAGCCGCGCGTGAATACAAGAGACTCCCTCGAGGAGCTCGAATCGGCGATGCGCGCCCGCAGTGCGAATGCCGGCGTGAAGGCCGTGCAGAGGATGCTCCGCTTCAAGTAG
- a CDS encoding M23 family metallopeptidase, with translation MNDKHSSKDAATASDDCGCAPTPAESRAFWKNGSVTRRSALTMGALSVVALSAFGVSSGVTAAYAATYPSWDDVQRAMANQSSKAAEVTRIEGLIQSLTQRVADAQAKAQLAGEEYNTAQLAYFDAIAVAEELQAQADAQAVVADDATKKAAQLAAQLYRNGGDDTALELFFAGSADNADELLSRLGSMDKVYQYNQTVHDNAVAARNSAQSLTDQAVVARTERDRLQQIAEQKMIEAQAAADAAQVALDEQTANLSTMQAQLAALKDATATTVAGYQEGVRVAEEQRRQREAAEAAAAAAGNNGGGGGGGGGGTGGSPGTGGWVRPHGGHRSAGYGPRPKPCAACSGYHYGVDLANGCGAAIYAANSGTVDYAGPRGNYGNYIRIQHGGGVSSGYAHIRDGGFAVRNGARVSSGQVIAYAGNTGASVGCHLHFEVYLNGAYTNPITFLADRGISV, from the coding sequence GTGAACGACAAGCACTCCTCGAAGGATGCTGCCACGGCATCCGACGATTGCGGCTGCGCGCCCACACCTGCAGAAAGCCGAGCGTTCTGGAAGAACGGCTCGGTCACTCGTCGGAGTGCGCTCACGATGGGCGCACTCAGCGTCGTCGCGCTCAGCGCCTTCGGTGTCTCCTCCGGGGTGACCGCCGCATACGCCGCGACATACCCCAGCTGGGACGACGTACAGCGTGCCATGGCGAACCAGTCCTCCAAGGCCGCCGAGGTCACGCGCATCGAGGGGCTCATCCAGTCGCTCACGCAGCGGGTCGCCGACGCTCAGGCCAAGGCACAGCTCGCCGGTGAGGAGTACAACACCGCACAGCTGGCGTACTTCGACGCGATCGCCGTCGCCGAGGAGCTGCAGGCTCAGGCCGACGCGCAGGCCGTCGTCGCCGACGACGCGACCAAGAAGGCCGCCCAGCTCGCCGCCCAGCTCTACCGCAACGGCGGCGACGACACCGCCCTCGAACTGTTCTTCGCCGGCTCCGCAGACAACGCCGACGAGCTGCTCTCGCGCCTCGGCTCGATGGACAAGGTCTACCAGTACAACCAGACGGTCCATGACAACGCGGTCGCCGCACGCAACTCCGCGCAGTCGCTGACCGATCAGGCCGTCGTCGCCCGCACCGAGCGCGACCGTCTGCAGCAGATCGCCGAGCAGAAGATGATCGAGGCGCAGGCCGCAGCGGATGCCGCTCAGGTCGCTCTCGACGAGCAGACGGCGAACCTCTCCACGATGCAGGCTCAGCTCGCAGCCCTCAAGGATGCGACGGCCACGACCGTCGCGGGCTACCAGGAGGGCGTGCGCGTAGCCGAAGAGCAGCGCAGGCAGCGCGAGGCCGCCGAGGCCGCAGCGGCCGCAGCCGGGAACAACGGCGGCGGCGGCGGAGGAGGCGGTGGGGGCACCGGAGGATCACCGGGAACCGGTGGATGGGTACGCCCGCATGGCGGCCACCGCAGCGCCGGATACGGCCCGCGCCCCAAGCCCTGTGCGGCCTGCTCCGGCTACCACTACGGGGTCGACCTCGCCAACGGCTGCGGAGCGGCGATCTACGCGGCGAACTCGGGGACCGTCGACTACGCCGGCCCGCGAGGGAACTACGGCAACTACATCCGCATCCAGCACGGCGGCGGCGTCTCGTCGGGCTACGCCCACATCCGCGACGGCGGATTCGCCGTCCGCAACGGCGCGCGGGTGAGCTCCGGTCAGGTCATCGCCTATGCGGGCAACACCGGAGCATCCGTCGGGTGCCACCTGCACTTCGAGGTCTACCTCAACGGGGCGTACACGAACCCGATCACCTTCCTCGCCGACCGGGGCATCTCGGTCTGA
- a CDS encoding ice-binding family protein has protein sequence MLRTRALLCTIAVAAFLTLAVVPPATAATTIDGPIDLGTAAPFAVLASSTVTNTGPSVIGGDVGLSPGTSITGIPPAVVNGTVHATDAVAAEAQADLTTAYGVAAGLTPMASGLGDLTGASLTPGVYAGDTLSVTGQLTLAGTAESVWIFQAASTLTIGSGAIVTVTGGASACNVFWQVGSSATIGSGAQFVGTVMADISVTAQTAATITGRLLARTGAVTLDTDTLTAPTGCTTTPGTVTTSPEVTSASPPTGRVGVDYSHTITAEGAPQPEYSVVGGALPPGLVLDAVTGIISGQPTVAGAYLFTIRASNGASPDADASYEITIAPAVAPAAENDGGAVDSAGELAESGLDSGPASLAIAVAFLVCGGVLTVVRRIPGRRSASIPR, from the coding sequence ATGCTCCGCACGCGCGCCCTACTGTGCACGATCGCCGTCGCGGCGTTTCTCACCCTCGCGGTCGTGCCTCCGGCGACAGCCGCAACGACGATCGACGGTCCGATCGATCTGGGTACCGCCGCCCCCTTCGCGGTGCTGGCATCGTCGACGGTCACGAACACCGGACCGTCGGTGATCGGCGGCGACGTGGGGCTCAGCCCCGGTACGTCGATCACGGGGATACCCCCTGCGGTCGTCAACGGCACCGTGCATGCGACTGACGCCGTCGCGGCCGAGGCTCAGGCGGATCTGACCACGGCTTACGGCGTCGCTGCAGGGCTCACTCCCATGGCGTCGGGCCTGGGTGATCTCACGGGTGCGTCGCTCACGCCGGGCGTTTACGCGGGAGACACGCTCTCGGTGACAGGGCAGCTGACTCTCGCCGGAACCGCCGAATCGGTCTGGATCTTCCAGGCGGCATCGACGCTCACCATCGGATCGGGCGCGATCGTCACCGTGACCGGCGGCGCGAGCGCGTGCAACGTGTTCTGGCAGGTGGGAAGTTCGGCCACGATCGGCTCCGGTGCGCAGTTCGTCGGGACGGTGATGGCGGACATCTCGGTGACTGCGCAGACCGCCGCGACCATCACCGGTCGTCTCCTGGCACGCACCGGTGCAGTGACGCTCGACACCGACACCCTCACCGCCCCGACCGGCTGCACCACCACGCCGGGCACAGTCACCACGAGTCCCGAGGTCACGTCTGCGTCGCCGCCGACGGGGCGGGTCGGTGTGGACTATTCGCACACGATCACTGCGGAGGGTGCTCCGCAGCCGGAGTACTCCGTCGTGGGCGGGGCGCTTCCGCCCGGCCTGGTGCTCGACGCCGTGACCGGGATCATCTCCGGACAGCCCACGGTCGCCGGAGCCTACCTGTTCACCATTCGCGCAAGCAACGGTGCTTCCCCCGACGCGGATGCGTCCTATGAGATCACGATCGCGCCCGCCGTGGCTCCGGCCGCCGAGAACGACGGTGGTGCAGTGGATTCGGCTGGCGAGCTCGCAGAGAGTGGTCTCGACTCCGGTCCGGCGTCACTGGCGATCGCGGTCGCATTCCTCGTCTGCGGGGGCGTTCTGACGGTCGTGCGTCGGATCCCTGGGCGTCGCTCCGCGTCGATCCCGCGATAG
- a CDS encoding TMEM175 family protein, protein MREHTVRFRTERFKAFVDAVVAIAMTLLILPLMESVSDAASNRLSTAEFFDEHSGQLLSFGLSFVLIATFWMGHHRQYRDVEWITSPLLWINIAWMATIVWLPVPTAMIGQMDTDLLQPVVYIGTLILTQVTTLAGWLYLLRHPDFTTTPVETLRAGVIGDLAAIILFLIALAIAVFVQPYGYAGLLVLLLSGVVTKLLDRVALRRRAAG, encoded by the coding sequence ATGAGAGAACACACAGTGCGGTTCCGGACCGAGCGGTTCAAGGCGTTCGTCGATGCGGTGGTGGCGATCGCGATGACACTGCTGATCCTGCCGCTCATGGAGTCGGTGTCGGATGCCGCATCGAACAGGCTGAGCACCGCGGAGTTCTTCGACGAGCATTCCGGCCAGCTGCTGAGCTTCGGGCTCAGCTTCGTCCTCATCGCGACGTTCTGGATGGGACATCACCGCCAGTACCGCGACGTGGAGTGGATCACGAGCCCTCTGCTGTGGATCAACATCGCGTGGATGGCGACCATCGTCTGGCTGCCGGTGCCGACCGCGATGATCGGTCAGATGGACACCGACCTGCTGCAGCCGGTGGTCTACATCGGCACCCTGATCCTCACGCAGGTCACGACGCTCGCCGGATGGCTCTATCTGCTTCGCCACCCCGACTTCACCACCACCCCGGTCGAGACGCTGCGGGCGGGGGTCATCGGCGATCTGGCCGCCATCATCCTATTTCTCATCGCCCTGGCGATCGCGGTGTTCGTCCAGCCCTATGGGTACGCGGGGCTCCTCGTCCTGCTGCTCAGCGGCGTCGTGACGAAGCTGCTGGACCGTGTCGCACTGCGCCGCCGCGCGGCGGGCTGA
- a CDS encoding plasmid replication, integration and excision activator, which translates to MVGEVEPVVKWSDDGQRQGQDLDKNTGHPLWQVRVIDADPDARKGQNEVTVKLASIAEPTAPPEANGLPFRPIFFEGLSVTPYVKETGGRPRVAYSLRAAEMKPAPKSRGGE; encoded by the coding sequence ATGGTCGGCGAAGTCGAGCCCGTCGTGAAGTGGTCGGATGACGGACAGCGTCAGGGGCAGGATCTCGACAAGAACACCGGCCACCCTCTGTGGCAGGTTCGCGTAATCGACGCCGATCCCGACGCTCGCAAGGGGCAGAACGAGGTCACCGTCAAGCTCGCGAGCATCGCGGAGCCAACTGCGCCGCCGGAGGCCAACGGCCTCCCGTTCCGCCCGATTTTCTTTGAGGGGCTGTCTGTCACTCCCTACGTCAAGGAGACCGGTGGCCGCCCTCGTGTGGCGTACTCACTCCGCGCAGCAGAGATGAAGCCTGCTCCGAAGTCTCGCGGCGGTGAGTGA
- a CDS encoding DUF262 domain-containing protein, producing MERVDYESMVIQDIINAHTRGELNISPWYQRRAVWTNAHKAYLVNSIFELMPVPSIYIRHTIDLEKERTVKEVVDGQQRIRSILDFREDKFTARHPDHGRRVKFSSLTATQRERFLMSKLPVAYLIGADDGDVIEIFGRLNAVSKTLNAQEKRSAQYSGEFHQFCLREAAGRLPLWRGLNIFSANDISRMVEVQFTAEITMALVDGMEDYSARRIDNAYKKWDEDFPERNNVETTLERVYSAIASVDPTYVRETIFSRPPVYYSLVLALAALSRIPTTAKLERALSDIDARFNDPRPVTERPPADLEFVAACTSSTQRIRAREVRLQYISDFLAS from the coding sequence ATGGAACGCGTTGACTACGAGTCGATGGTGATTCAAGACATCATCAATGCACACACGCGGGGCGAACTGAATATTTCGCCTTGGTATCAGCGTCGCGCCGTGTGGACGAACGCCCACAAGGCCTACCTAGTCAACTCGATTTTCGAGTTGATGCCGGTGCCGTCGATCTATATCCGTCACACCATTGACCTCGAGAAGGAACGAACCGTGAAGGAGGTGGTTGATGGCCAGCAGCGCATCCGCTCCATCCTCGACTTCCGAGAGGACAAGTTCACGGCCAGGCATCCTGATCACGGTCGCCGCGTCAAGTTCTCATCATTGACAGCGACGCAGCGAGAGCGCTTTCTGATGTCGAAGCTGCCGGTCGCGTACCTGATTGGAGCGGACGATGGGGACGTGATCGAGATTTTTGGGCGATTGAATGCAGTCTCCAAGACTCTCAACGCCCAGGAAAAGAGGTCGGCGCAGTACAGCGGTGAGTTTCACCAGTTCTGCCTTCGCGAGGCTGCCGGACGCCTTCCTCTATGGCGCGGTCTCAACATCTTCTCAGCGAACGACATCTCCCGCATGGTGGAGGTTCAGTTCACAGCGGAGATCACAATGGCGCTGGTCGACGGGATGGAAGACTACAGCGCGCGCCGCATCGACAACGCATACAAGAAGTGGGATGAAGACTTCCCCGAACGAAACAACGTCGAGACCACGCTGGAACGCGTGTACAGCGCGATAGCCTCAGTCGATCCCACCTACGTTCGAGAGACCATCTTCTCGCGACCGCCCGTGTACTACTCGTTGGTCCTCGCGCTGGCTGCACTCAGCCGAATTCCTACCACGGCCAAACTCGAGCGTGCACTTAGCGATATCGACGCACGTTTCAACGATCCTCGTCCCGTTACCGAGCGTCCTCCGGCAGACCTGGAGTTCGTCGCGGCATGCACATCCAGCACACAGCGCATCAGGGCTCGAGAAGTTCGACTCCAGTACATCTCGGACTTCCTTGCGTCTTGA
- the tilS gene encoding tRNA lysidine(34) synthetase TilS produces the protein MPSLSPAIAEIRLAVRTALADLPEGSAVVVALSGGADSLALAAATAFEAPKLGLRVGSLTVDHGLQDDSDAVAARAAQTATALGLGALIVRVDVGDEGGPEAAARDARYRALKDAAADVGASAVLLGHTLDDQAETVLLGLARGSGAASLQGMAPVREDDDGVRWVRPLLGVRRETTRAFCAASDLEVWDDPHNSEDRFARVRVRERVLPVLESELGPGIAEALARTAEQLREDAEAFDEMIHETIEDIVEHAEAGISVSVAALAANPAALRNRIIRLIVDSEFGVSLTRLQTLEVARLATDWAGQGPIDLPACSAARLGGRIVFAAR, from the coding sequence GTGCCCTCGCTCTCACCCGCCATCGCCGAGATCCGCCTCGCCGTGCGCACTGCGCTCGCCGATCTGCCCGAGGGGTCTGCTGTCGTCGTCGCGCTCTCCGGAGGTGCCGATTCGCTCGCCCTCGCCGCGGCGACCGCGTTCGAAGCGCCCAAGCTCGGCCTGCGAGTGGGGAGCCTCACGGTCGACCACGGTCTTCAGGACGACTCGGATGCCGTCGCCGCCCGCGCCGCGCAGACAGCGACAGCCCTCGGACTCGGCGCCCTCATCGTGCGCGTCGACGTGGGCGACGAGGGCGGCCCCGAGGCGGCGGCACGCGATGCCCGATACCGGGCGCTGAAGGATGCGGCAGCGGATGTCGGCGCGTCGGCCGTGCTGCTCGGACACACTCTCGATGACCAGGCCGAGACCGTGCTGCTCGGGCTCGCCCGCGGATCCGGCGCCGCGAGCCTGCAGGGCATGGCGCCGGTGCGCGAGGACGACGACGGAGTGCGGTGGGTGAGGCCGCTGCTCGGGGTGCGGCGCGAGACGACGCGCGCGTTCTGCGCGGCATCCGATCTCGAGGTCTGGGACGACCCCCACAACTCCGAGGACCGCTTCGCGCGGGTGCGCGTGCGCGAGCGGGTCCTGCCGGTTCTCGAGTCAGAGCTGGGACCGGGCATCGCCGAGGCCCTCGCCCGCACAGCCGAACAGCTTCGCGAGGATGCGGAGGCGTTCGACGAGATGATCCACGAGACCATCGAGGACATCGTCGAGCATGCCGAGGCGGGGATCTCCGTGAGTGTCGCCGCTCTCGCCGCCAACCCTGCCGCTCTCCGCAACCGGATCATCCGCCTCATCGTCGACAGCGAGTTCGGCGTGAGCCTGACGAGGCTGCAGACCCTCGAGGTCGCGCGTCTCGCGACGGACTGGGCGGGTCAGGGGCCCATCGATCTGCCCGCGTGCTCCGCGGCCCGGCTCGGCGGACGGATCGTCTTCGCCGCGCGCTGA
- a CDS encoding inorganic diphosphatase — translation MGAHDAVIEIPRGSRVKYEVDHETGRVHLDRVLYTTFGYPADYGYFDNTLGEDGDPLDVLVLLDHAIYPGVVVEVRPVAVLKMSDEAGGDDKLVAVLSKDPRWAHIQDIDDIAEYTKKEIAHFFEHYKDLEPNKWVKVDEWGDAAEAQRILDEAIVRFGEQGH, via the coding sequence ATGGGCGCACACGACGCCGTCATCGAGATCCCGCGCGGCAGCCGCGTGAAGTACGAGGTCGACCACGAGACCGGACGAGTGCACCTCGACCGCGTGCTCTACACGACCTTCGGGTACCCGGCCGACTACGGCTACTTCGACAACACCCTCGGCGAGGACGGCGACCCGCTCGACGTGCTCGTGCTCCTCGACCACGCCATCTACCCGGGCGTCGTCGTCGAGGTGCGCCCCGTCGCCGTGCTCAAGATGAGCGACGAGGCCGGCGGAGACGACAAGCTCGTCGCCGTGCTCTCGAAGGACCCCCGCTGGGCGCACATCCAGGACATCGACGACATCGCCGAGTACACGAAGAAGGAGATCGCGCACTTCTTCGAGCACTACAAGGACCTCGAGCCCAACAAGTGGGTCAAGGTCGACGAGTGGGGCGACGCCGCAGAGGCGCAGCGCATCCTCGACGAGGCGATCGTCCGTTTCGGCGAGCAGGGTCACTGA
- a CDS encoding AEC family transporter: protein MLETLTGFAVVGVAIALGYVLGRIDLLGPHARHVLGRLIFFVLSPFLLFTVLAHADAKMLFSALLPVSAIAAVSIIAVYTLVARLWWKRPVGETLIGALSAGQVNSNNIGIPLSLYLLGSAAYPAPVVLMQLLVFTPISLTILDAVTSDRVSLGKTLARTATNPIIIASLLGTLVSVLGLTVPPIVMEPAQLIADAAVPVLLISYGISLHGQRVLGAPGHRRDIILATLLKLIAMPLIAWAAAEFVFGLSSTEVLIVVILAALPTAQNVFNYSQRYDIGETISRDTVFLTTLGCLPVLILIMFLLG from the coding sequence ATGCTCGAGACTCTCACCGGATTCGCCGTCGTGGGAGTCGCGATCGCCCTCGGTTACGTGCTCGGACGGATCGATCTGCTCGGGCCACACGCCCGGCACGTGCTCGGCCGCCTCATCTTCTTCGTGCTCTCGCCTTTCCTGCTGTTCACGGTGCTCGCTCACGCCGACGCGAAGATGCTGTTCTCCGCGCTGCTGCCGGTCTCGGCGATCGCCGCCGTGTCGATCATCGCGGTCTACACCCTCGTCGCGCGCCTCTGGTGGAAGCGACCCGTCGGCGAGACGCTGATCGGCGCCCTGTCCGCCGGCCAGGTCAACTCGAACAACATCGGCATCCCGCTGTCCCTCTACCTGCTGGGCAGTGCCGCCTACCCCGCCCCCGTGGTGCTCATGCAGCTGCTGGTGTTCACCCCGATCTCACTCACGATCCTCGACGCGGTCACCAGCGACAGAGTCTCGCTGGGCAAGACGCTCGCCCGCACGGCGACGAACCCGATCATCATCGCCTCACTGCTCGGGACCCTCGTCTCGGTCCTCGGCCTCACGGTTCCGCCGATCGTCATGGAGCCCGCCCAGCTCATCGCCGACGCAGCGGTGCCGGTGCTGCTCATCAGCTACGGCATCTCGCTCCACGGCCAGCGAGTGCTCGGCGCTCCGGGCCACCGCCGGGACATCATCCTCGCCACTCTGCTCAAGCTCATCGCGATGCCGCTGATCGCGTGGGCCGCCGCAGAATTCGTGTTCGGGCTGTCGTCGACCGAGGTGCTGATCGTGGTCATCCTCGCCGCGCTGCCGACGGCGCAGAACGTCTTCAACTACTCGCAGCGGTACGACATCGGCGAGACGATCTCACGCGACACGGTGTTCCTCACGACGCTCGGATGCCTCCCGGTGCTGATCCTGATCATGTTCCTGCTGGGCTGA